A region from the Paludicola sp. MB14-C6 genome encodes:
- a CDS encoding GNAT family N-acetyltransferase gives MLQTTYETNRLLLMQSNPRLKKQVLAYYKENDPFLQVTEPKHPNDFVTLATQKVILKQDWIQFQYQTGVRYWIFQKENPERIIGLVGINNIIMGPFQSGYVAYKCHKNELNKGYITEALEKLIFIAFHDLGLHRLEANIMPRNVQSLRVVEKLHFEKEGLAKSYLKINGKWEDHIHFVLLNKKKE, from the coding sequence ATGCTTCAAACAACATATGAAACAAATCGGTTATTATTGATGCAATCCAATCCACGTTTAAAAAAACAGGTTTTAGCCTATTATAAAGAAAATGATCCTTTTTTGCAAGTTACAGAGCCCAAACATCCAAACGATTTTGTGACGTTGGCAACACAAAAGGTAATATTAAAACAAGATTGGATTCAATTTCAATATCAAACAGGAGTGCGGTATTGGATATTTCAAAAGGAAAATCCAGAACGAATTATTGGATTAGTTGGAATTAACAATATCATTATGGGCCCATTTCAATCAGGTTATGTCGCTTATAAATGTCATAAAAATGAATTGAATAAAGGCTATATCACCGAGGCTTTAGAAAAGTTAATTTTTATAGCCTTTCATGATTTGGGATTGCATCGATTAGAGGCGAATATTATGCCTAGAAATGTACAATCGTTACGGGTGGTGGAAAAACTTCATTTTGAAAAAGAGGGATTAGCAAAATCTTATTTAAAAATAAATGGGAAATGGGAAGATCATATTCATTTTGTATTATTGAATAAGAAAAAAGAATGA
- a CDS encoding exo-beta-N-acetylmuramidase NamZ family protein, protein MKQKLMCGIDNLDQVKEILTNKRIGLITNPTGVNKSLQSTIDILHMEYNLACMFSPEHGVRGDLQAGDKVESYDDPKTNLPVYSLYGHTPHISDEILDTIDVMIFDIQDVGARFYTYLYTLAYAMEDCARVGKPLVVLDRPNPIGGAKIEGTVLDPAFKSFVGRFPIATRYGLTMGEYAQYINKEQNINANLHIVKINGYDRTKYYDETDLVWISPSPNLPTIDSCIAYIGTCLFEGTNVSEGRGTTKPFETIGAPWMNAQKVIEMVNGYGLKGFLLRETYFKPTFSKHQDQLCCGVQIHIINRDGFEPFKLGVVLVNSIRKLHSEFEFLAPLKEGANPFIDLLLGTDSIRKDNFDPIAFFAEQEEKCKTYQESIQPYLLY, encoded by the coding sequence ATGAAACAAAAATTAATGTGCGGTATTGATAATTTAGATCAAGTCAAAGAGATATTGACGAACAAACGAATTGGGTTAATTACCAATCCCACAGGAGTTAACAAAAGCTTGCAATCAACAATAGATATTCTACATATGGAATACAATTTGGCTTGTATGTTTTCCCCCGAACATGGCGTAAGAGGTGATTTGCAAGCAGGCGATAAGGTGGAAAGTTATGATGATCCTAAAACAAATTTACCTGTTTATAGCCTATATGGACATACTCCTCATATTAGTGATGAAATTTTAGATACCATTGATGTCATGATATTTGATATTCAAGATGTAGGGGCAAGATTTTATACTTATCTTTATACATTAGCATACGCTATGGAAGATTGCGCAAGGGTAGGAAAACCACTAGTTGTATTAGATAGACCGAATCCAATTGGTGGAGCAAAAATAGAGGGAACGGTATTGGATCCAGCATTCAAATCCTTTGTTGGTAGATTTCCGATTGCAACTCGCTACGGGTTGACGATGGGAGAATATGCTCAATACATTAACAAAGAGCAAAATATAAACGCAAATCTACATATAGTAAAAATTAATGGCTATGACAGAACAAAATATTATGATGAAACGGACTTGGTTTGGATTTCTCCATCTCCGAATTTGCCAACAATTGATTCATGCATTGCATATATTGGTACTTGCTTATTTGAAGGCACGAATGTATCAGAAGGCAGAGGAACAACAAAGCCATTTGAAACTATAGGTGCTCCTTGGATGAATGCACAGAAGGTGATAGAGATGGTGAACGGTTATGGTCTGAAAGGTTTTCTTTTAAGAGAGACTTATTTCAAACCTACTTTTTCTAAACATCAAGATCAATTATGCTGCGGTGTTCAGATTCACATTATAAATAGAGACGGGTTTGAACCATTTAAACTGGGAGTTGTGTTAGTGAATTCTATTCGTAAATTACATTCAGAGTTTGAGTTTTTAGCTCCATTAAAAGAGGGCGCAAACCCATTTATAGATTTACTGTTGGGAACAGATTCAATTCGCAAAGACAATTTTGATCCAATCGCATTTTTTGCAGAGCAAGAGGAAAAGTGTAAGACTTATCAAGAGAGTATTCAGCCGTATTTATTATATTAA
- a CDS encoding serine hydrolase domain-containing protein, with translation MNFDKTITLVEQAIQDKVFPCAAIAIGKGNAVYLKKSFGNAQLFPEQKPLTEQTLFDMASLSKVIGTTMVAFQAIQQGKLCLDDTLSRFFENPYDKADIRIQNLLTHSSGIASHMPLWLMNIRPDQAIDTILKQDLAYKTNTDVQYSCMGYIVLGNILEQVFGDSLDKLVQKYVFQPLNMKAACYCPTATDVVATEFSKDTGSYLKGVVHDENARFLGGVAGNAGVFATLDDMIAFTAMLSKRGKGYLSNRMFEKAIENYTHGMSENRGLGFALSGDVPNFAGDLFSQGSYGHTGFTGTSIMVDKETGYYAILLTNRVHYGRENNEIIRFRKQFHNSVWLGLDKI, from the coding sequence ATGAATTTTGATAAAACAATAACTCTAGTCGAACAAGCAATTCAAGATAAGGTATTTCCTTGCGCAGCGATAGCAATCGGAAAAGGAAATGCAGTTTACTTGAAAAAAAGTTTTGGAAATGCACAGCTTTTTCCAGAACAAAAACCTTTAACGGAACAAACGTTGTTTGATATGGCATCATTATCAAAGGTTATTGGAACAACAATGGTTGCATTTCAAGCAATTCAACAAGGAAAGTTATGCTTAGATGATACGCTCAGTCGTTTTTTTGAAAATCCATATGATAAAGCGGATATTCGAATTCAAAACCTATTGACACATTCAAGTGGAATAGCAAGCCATATGCCTTTGTGGTTAATGAATATTCGCCCAGATCAAGCAATTGATACAATATTAAAGCAAGACTTAGCTTACAAAACAAATACAGATGTGCAATATAGCTGTATGGGTTATATCGTGCTAGGCAATATTTTAGAGCAAGTATTCGGTGATTCACTAGACAAGTTAGTTCAAAAGTATGTATTTCAACCACTCAATATGAAAGCAGCTTGTTATTGTCCAACTGCAACGGATGTTGTAGCAACTGAGTTTTCAAAAGATACCGGTAGCTATTTAAAAGGAGTGGTGCATGATGAAAATGCTCGATTTCTTGGCGGTGTTGCCGGTAATGCAGGTGTTTTTGCGACACTCGACGATATGATTGCATTTACTGCTATGTTGAGTAAGCGAGGAAAAGGTTATTTATCAAATAGAATGTTTGAAAAAGCAATTGAAAACTACACGCATGGAATGAGTGAAAATCGAGGATTAGGATTTGCATTGAGTGGCGATGTTCCAAACTTTGCAGGAGATTTGTTCTCACAGGGAAGTTATGGACATACTGGCTTTACAGGAACATCTATTATGGTGGATAAAGAAACGGGATACTATGCAATTCTATTAACCAATCGTGTTCATTATGGCAGAGAAAATAATGAGATCATTCGTTTTCGTAAGCAGTTTCATAATAGTGTTTGGTTAGGCTTAGATAAGATATAA
- a CDS encoding PIG-L deacetylase family protein has translation MAEQKTVMAIGGHIGDMELTAGGVLATLALKGYKVVIVACTAGERGCPAHLTVEEYRKQKVEEARIFAEMLGGVSVVWDYPDCELPLNDEARFRLCDDIRKYKPDVLLTHWKSSIHKDHMTTHKLVFDAQLLAGLPTVERELPAHFAKGPYYCENWEDPYDFVPHTYMEVSDEGFELWEKAISHHWFTINSKDFKYKDYYTHLMRVRGIEARTTRAQTFMIEPMSMREYKSEF, from the coding sequence ATGGCAGAACAAAAAACAGTCATGGCAATTGGTGGACATATCGGAGATATGGAATTAACAGCAGGCGGCGTTCTTGCAACATTAGCGCTAAAAGGCTATAAAGTGGTAATTGTTGCTTGTACAGCAGGTGAAAGAGGCTGTCCTGCTCATTTAACTGTAGAAGAATACAGAAAGCAAAAGGTAGAAGAAGCAAGAATTTTTGCTGAAATGCTTGGTGGAGTAAGTGTAGTTTGGGATTATCCGGATTGTGAACTTCCTTTAAATGATGAGGCACGTTTTAGACTTTGTGATGATATTCGTAAATATAAACCCGATGTATTGCTAACACATTGGAAAAGTTCAATCCACAAGGATCACATGACAACGCATAAGCTTGTTTTTGATGCACAATTACTTGCTGGATTGCCAACCGTAGAACGTGAATTACCAGCTCATTTTGCAAAAGGTCCATACTATTGCGAAAACTGGGAAGATCCATACGATTTCGTTCCACATACCTATATGGAAGTATCAGATGAGGGATTTGAACTATGGGAAAAAGCAATTTCTCACCATTGGTTTACCATTAACTCAAAAGACTTTAAATACAAAGATTATTATACACATTTAATGCGTGTAAGAGGAATTGAAGCTAGAACAACAAGAGCACAAACATTTATGATTGAGCCGATGTCAATGAGAGAATATAAATCTGAGTTTTAA
- a CDS encoding GNAT family N-acetyltransferase: MEISKLSKATQYQANILFNSVAQGEVVHRKLNEARFEEQFITESENVKKINLIASEGESVIGFANASYKVDTNIAYITFIVVKKEYRRNGIGRKLLKALETELDQIAVSPLPKYDITFFNPINLEWCVPNTKEHDHPNAPGVDVSGSGYLFLKNCGYRDTVYQNSFYQPLASFEFSSQIKERLESLKEQDITITYYNKEKHYGLDELFTDLGNEQWREIIIGNVNKPDGGYPVLIAEHKGKAVGFTGPLYVQPSGRGYFAGIGVHSEYRKYGLGKALFSSLCMSLKEMGAGYMTLFTGETNPARNIYEGAGFKIVKTWADMERVKR, from the coding sequence ATGGAAATTAGCAAACTTTCCAAAGCAACACAATATCAAGCAAATATTTTATTCAATAGTGTAGCACAAGGTGAAGTGGTACATCGCAAATTGAATGAAGCACGTTTTGAAGAGCAATTTATTACAGAGTCTGAAAATGTTAAGAAAATCAATTTAATTGCATCAGAAGGTGAATCTGTAATCGGATTTGCAAATGCAAGCTATAAGGTAGATACCAACATAGCTTATATTACTTTTATTGTCGTTAAAAAGGAATATCGTCGTAACGGAATCGGAAGAAAATTATTAAAAGCTTTAGAAACAGAATTGGATCAAATCGCTGTATCACCACTCCCAAAATACGATATTACTTTCTTTAATCCAATTAACTTAGAATGGTGTGTTCCAAACACAAAAGAACATGATCATCCAAATGCACCAGGAGTTGATGTATCAGGAAGCGGCTATCTGTTTTTGAAAAACTGTGGTTATCGTGATACTGTTTATCAAAATTCCTTTTATCAACCGTTAGCAAGTTTTGAATTTTCTTCTCAAATTAAAGAGCGATTAGAGAGTTTAAAAGAACAAGATATTACAATCACATATTATAATAAAGAAAAACATTATGGCTTAGATGAACTGTTTACTGACTTAGGCAATGAGCAATGGAGAGAGATTATTATTGGTAATGTGAATAAACCGGACGGTGGTTATCCTGTTTTAATTGCTGAGCATAAAGGAAAAGCAGTTGGATTTACAGGACCTCTTTATGTGCAACCAAGTGGAAGAGGTTATTTTGCAGGTATCGGTGTGCATTCCGAATATCGAAAATATGGTCTAGGCAAAGCATTGTTCTCATCTTTGTGTATGTCTTTAAAAGAAATGGGAGCAGGCTATATGACCTTGTTTACAGGAGAAACAAACCCTGCAAGAAACATTTATGAAGGTGCAGGATTTAAAATCGTAAAAACATGGGCTGATATGGAACGTGTAAAAAGATAG
- a CDS encoding N-acetylglucosamine kinase has protein sequence MKYLIGIDAGGTKTTATAYSMDGEALFETVTGFGNVTVDFEKGMANIQQAVDAIVEKFGDSYEFICLGCSGIETGNKKDQAREYLTSIYGEKIYVTNDALLALYAALEGSDGALVIAGTGSIGYLKQGDEVKRFGGWGHLINDDGSGYSIVIKAIRYIAYSFDTNQSDTELRKQIFEQLNITELRELIDFTYHSTKGEIAALMPAVVKAANKGDFQAQSILCWAGERLAYLAIGLAHQYHVRKLKIAVSGSVIRKIDFVKESFRDTLNSELSGYRIFDQDFNPTKGAFYIYQEK, from the coding sequence ATGAAATATTTGATTGGTATTGATGCAGGAGGTACTAAGACAACAGCAACAGCCTACTCAATGGATGGAGAAGCTTTGTTTGAAACGGTAACAGGGTTTGGGAATGTAACGGTTGATTTTGAAAAAGGAATGGCAAATATTCAACAAGCAGTCGATGCAATTGTTGAAAAGTTTGGCGATAGCTATGAATTTATTTGCTTAGGCTGTTCAGGAATTGAAACAGGAAATAAAAAGGATCAAGCCAGAGAATATCTGACTTCTATTTATGGTGAAAAGATATATGTAACAAATGATGCTTTACTTGCGCTTTATGCTGCATTAGAGGGTTCTGATGGTGCTTTGGTTATTGCGGGAACCGGTTCAATCGGTTATTTGAAGCAAGGCGATGAAGTAAAACGGTTTGGCGGTTGGGGACATCTAATTAATGATGATGGCAGCGGTTATTCTATTGTCATAAAAGCAATTCGCTATATTGCTTATTCATTTGATACCAACCAAAGTGACACTGAATTAAGAAAACAAATATTTGAACAACTTAACATTACCGAATTACGAGAATTGATTGATTTCACATATCATTCTACTAAAGGGGAAATAGCCGCATTGATGCCTGCTGTTGTAAAAGCTGCTAATAAAGGCGATTTTCAAGCCCAATCTATTTTATGTTGGGCGGGTGAGCGTTTAGCTTATCTTGCAATCGGATTGGCTCATCAATATCATGTTCGCAAATTGAAAATAGCAGTTTCCGGAAGCGTTATTCGTAAAATTGATTTTGTGAAAGAAAGCTTTAGAGATACTTTAAACAGTGAGTTAAGTGGATATCGGATCTTTGATCAAGATTTTAATCCAACCAAAGGTGCGTTTTATATTTATCAAGAGAAATAA
- the murQ gene encoding N-acetylmuramic acid 6-phosphate etherase → MNLNSLTTEQRNAKTTAIDEVSTQELVQLINNEDKLVPLAVEKEIDSIAKAIDLIYEAMSQGGRLIYCGAGTSGRLGVLDASECPPTYGVTPDTVVALIAGGEDALLNAVEGAEDDEMLCQKELEAIHFTKKDVLVGIAASGRTPYTIGGLLYAKSIGAKTVSLTCNNNSKMAEIADVSIAPIVGPEVVTGSTRMKAGTAQKLVLNMLSTGTMIKMGKVYQNLMVDVMPSNLKLIERCCRIVMEATGTDYDTAKQTLESVDYHPKTAIVMILGKVTKEEAKKRLEESKGHIKAALK, encoded by the coding sequence ATGAATTTAAACAGCCTAACAACGGAGCAAAGGAATGCGAAAACAACTGCAATTGACGAAGTGAGTACACAAGAGTTGGTGCAGCTTATTAACAATGAGGATAAGCTTGTTCCTCTTGCAGTAGAAAAAGAGATTGATTCTATAGCTAAGGCAATTGATTTGATTTATGAAGCAATGAGCCAAGGCGGAAGATTGATATATTGTGGCGCCGGCACTTCCGGAAGACTTGGTGTGTTAGATGCGAGCGAGTGCCCACCAACGTATGGAGTGACACCGGATACCGTAGTAGCATTGATTGCGGGTGGAGAAGATGCTTTGCTGAATGCCGTTGAAGGTGCAGAAGATGATGAAATGTTATGTCAAAAGGAATTGGAAGCAATCCATTTTACAAAAAAAGATGTATTGGTTGGTATTGCTGCTTCCGGACGTACACCATATACGATAGGCGGTTTGCTATATGCAAAATCAATCGGTGCAAAAACGGTTTCTTTGACTTGCAATAACAATTCTAAAATGGCAGAAATAGCAGATGTATCAATTGCTCCAATTGTAGGACCGGAAGTTGTAACAGGTTCTACTCGTATGAAAGCAGGAACGGCACAAAAATTAGTTTTAAATATGCTTTCAACAGGAACAATGATTAAAATGGGAAAAGTATATCAAAATTTGATGGTAGATGTTATGCCATCAAACTTAAAGTTAATAGAGCGTTGCTGTAGAATTGTAATGGAAGCAACAGGTACAGATTATGATACTGCAAAACAAACCTTAGAAAGCGTGGATTATCATCCGAAAACCGCAATTGTAATGATACTTGGTAAGGTTACAAAGGAAGAGGCGAAAAAAAGGTTAGAAGAAAGCAAAGGACATATTAAAGCAGCGCTAAAATAA
- a CDS encoding IS1182 family transposase, whose amino-acid sequence MLVKAKKDRTQVEFLCLEEFIPAEHLLRKIDSAVDFCHIYDFVEDLYCKDNGRPSIDPVVLIKMVLIQHLYGISSLRKLVEEVQMNCAYRWFLGYLMTEQIPHFTTISYAFKHRFNENTIACIFNWILNEINDMGYLDPEVVFVDGTHIKANANIKKVVKKSIPVAAKHYEKQLMDEINKDREEHKKKPFDDTKPPKIEEKIINESTTDPESGVFHKGEHKKCLAYEAHTACDKKGYIVDVHVTAGNVHDSVAFDDLYDKLKENHPEIQTIVADSAYNTPYIAKRLIDDGKDLLVPYRRPMTKQGFFKKYDFSYDEYFDCVVCPNNKVLHYSTTNREGYKEFKSNPNDCKICGFRYKCTESKEFQKQYTVHVWHEYLEQVSDIRYAIKYKDLYAQRKETIERVFADAKEKYAMRYTPYRGLAQVTNWVRLKFACMNLKKLAIHKWRVNSPFCILCTFFKFSTIYSKARLWLRQNRAFSSD is encoded by the coding sequence ATGTTAGTTAAAGCTAAAAAAGACCGAACACAAGTAGAGTTTTTGTGCTTAGAAGAATTTATTCCAGCAGAACATTTGCTTAGAAAAATAGATAGTGCAGTGGATTTCTGTCATATATATGATTTCGTAGAGGATTTGTATTGTAAAGATAATGGAAGACCAAGCATAGACCCAGTAGTACTAATCAAAATGGTCTTAATACAACATTTGTATGGAATAAGTTCGTTGCGCAAATTGGTAGAAGAAGTACAAATGAACTGTGCATATCGTTGGTTTTTAGGATATTTAATGACAGAACAAATACCTCACTTTACAACAATAAGTTATGCCTTTAAACATAGATTTAACGAGAATACTATTGCATGCATTTTCAACTGGATATTGAATGAAATCAATGATATGGGATATCTTGACCCAGAGGTGGTATTTGTAGATGGAACCCATATAAAAGCAAATGCAAATATAAAAAAGGTTGTAAAGAAATCAATCCCCGTAGCAGCAAAACATTATGAGAAACAACTAATGGACGAAATCAATAAAGATAGAGAAGAACATAAAAAAAAGCCATTTGACGATACAAAGCCACCTAAAATAGAAGAAAAAATCATCAATGAATCAACCACTGACCCTGAAAGCGGTGTATTTCATAAAGGAGAGCATAAGAAATGCCTTGCTTATGAAGCACATACAGCTTGTGACAAAAAAGGCTACATTGTAGATGTTCATGTAACAGCAGGCAATGTACATGACAGCGTAGCATTCGATGATTTGTATGATAAATTAAAAGAAAACCACCCCGAAATCCAAACAATAGTGGCAGATAGTGCCTACAATACTCCCTATATTGCAAAAAGACTTATAGATGATGGAAAAGATTTATTAGTACCATATCGTAGACCAATGACAAAACAAGGCTTTTTTAAGAAATATGATTTTTCATATGATGAATATTTTGACTGTGTAGTATGTCCAAACAATAAAGTTTTACACTATTCCACCACGAATAGAGAAGGATACAAAGAATTTAAAAGCAATCCAAACGACTGTAAAATCTGTGGGTTTCGTTACAAATGCACTGAAAGTAAAGAATTCCAGAAACAATACACAGTTCATGTTTGGCATGAGTACTTAGAGCAAGTTTCAGATATTCGTTATGCAATAAAATACAAAGATCTTTATGCACAGCGAAAAGAAACGATTGAGCGAGTTTTTGCTGATGCGAAAGAAAAATACGCAATGCGTTATACACCTTATCGAGGTCTTGCCCAAGTAACAAACTGGGTTAGGCTTAAATTTGCGTGCATGAACCTTAAAAAGCTGGCAATACATAAGTGGAGGGTGAACTCTCCTTTTTGTATCCTTTGCACTTTTTTCAAATTTTCAACCATATATTCAAAAGCCCGACTTTGGTTACGCCAAAATCGGGCTTTTTCTTCAGACTGA
- the ymfI gene encoding elongation factor P 5-aminopentanone reductase, protein MTETVLVTGGAKGIGKACVELFAKKGYRVIIHYHTSKEQAIALANQLPNAIAVQADLRDANQIAIMMEKIQTTYGKVDVLVNNAGIAQQKLFTDITEQEWDTMFDSNVKGMFLLTKAALPAMIQQRYGKIVNISSIWGITGASCEVHYSASKAAIIGFTKALAKEVGLSNVNVNCVAPGVVMTDMMQGFDEQTLSQIKEETPLNRLGNPEMIANTVYFLATEQSEFITGQVISPNGGIVI, encoded by the coding sequence ATGACAGAAACGGTATTGGTGACAGGTGGTGCAAAAGGAATCGGAAAGGCTTGCGTAGAATTATTTGCAAAAAAGGGGTATCGTGTAATTATTCACTATCATACATCAAAAGAACAAGCCATTGCACTAGCGAATCAGTTACCAAATGCAATAGCAGTTCAAGCCGACCTTCGTGATGCGAACCAGATTGCAATAATGATGGAAAAGATTCAAACCACTTATGGAAAGGTGGATGTATTGGTAAACAACGCAGGAATTGCACAACAAAAATTATTCACCGACATTACCGAGCAGGAATGGGATACGATGTTTGATAGCAATGTCAAAGGAATGTTTTTGTTGACAAAAGCCGCATTGCCTGCAATGATTCAGCAACGGTATGGTAAAATCGTGAATATTTCTTCCATATGGGGAATAACCGGAGCATCTTGTGAAGTGCATTATTCTGCAAGCAAAGCTGCAATAATCGGTTTTACAAAAGCACTTGCAAAAGAAGTAGGGTTATCCAATGTAAATGTAAACTGTGTTGCACCGGGTGTTGTTATGACCGATATGATGCAAGGGTTTGATGAACAAACCTTATCGCAAATAAAAGAAGAAACACCTTTAAATCGGTTGGGAAATCCCGAAATGATTGCAAACACTGTCTACTTTTTAGCAACTGAGCAATCAGAATTTATTACAGGTCAAGTTATTAGTCCAAATGGCGGAATTGTGATATAA
- a CDS encoding DUF1648 domain-containing protein, giving the protein MKNRIPFTKLQKILVLLGTVVLAYTFLQLTMLWPDIPTKIATHFNAAGEADSFGSKGSLWFTPIIGTILCVGVFIVSLFPSIWNMPVEITPQNQDILYKKTRNMLCGMNLILAINFSYLTLQQAKGKSLGSWFLPIMLLLLFGTIAYEIVSIIYISRKIKHDKK; this is encoded by the coding sequence ATGAAAAACAGAATACCTTTTACAAAGTTGCAAAAGATACTTGTTTTATTGGGCACTGTTGTTTTGGCTTATACATTTTTGCAATTAACTATGTTATGGCCCGATATACCAACAAAGATTGCTACTCATTTCAATGCTGCAGGGGAAGCAGACAGTTTTGGAAGTAAAGGATCACTCTGGTTTACACCAATTATAGGAACAATACTTTGTGTTGGAGTATTTATTGTTTCATTATTTCCGTCTATTTGGAATATGCCTGTTGAGATAACGCCCCAAAATCAAGACATCTTATATAAAAAAACACGTAATATGTTATGTGGAATGAACTTGATTTTGGCAATCAATTTTTCTTATTTAACCTTACAACAAGCAAAAGGGAAATCACTCGGTAGTTGGTTTCTACCAATTATGCTGTTGCTACTGTTTGGCACGATAGCATATGAAATAGTGTCTATCATTTATATCAGCCGCAAAATAAAACATGATAAAAAATAG
- the speD gene encoding adenosylmethionine decarboxylase → MENKLTLYGFNNLTKSLSFNIYDVCYAKTEREQRDYIAYIDEQYNSDRLTNILYTVTDMIGATVLNVSKQDYDPQGASVTFLIAEESMIPFSSDTVVAHLDKSHVTVHTYPEYHPDNNIATFRVDIDVATCGEITPLSTLDFLIGSFDSDIITMDYRVRGFTRDLLGKKLFIDHHITSIQDYIDPTTLEKYDAIDVNMYQSNIFHTKMLIKEVDLQNYLFNADVYEIAPKTRLNITNSLRQEMIEIFSGMNVY, encoded by the coding sequence ATGGAAAACAAACTTACACTTTACGGGTTTAATAACCTTACGAAATCGCTCAGCTTTAATATTTATGATGTTTGTTACGCTAAAACAGAACGAGAACAACGAGATTATATCGCTTATATTGATGAACAATACAACTCAGATCGTTTAACAAATATTCTCTATACCGTTACCGATATGATAGGAGCTACTGTTTTAAATGTTTCCAAACAAGATTACGATCCGCAAGGTGCAAGTGTTACCTTCTTAATTGCGGAAGAATCAATGATTCCTTTTTCATCCGATACCGTTGTTGCACATTTAGATAAAAGCCATGTTACCGTTCATACCTATCCAGAATATCATCCCGATAACAATATTGCTACATTTCGTGTTGACATTGATGTTGCTACTTGTGGAGAAATCACACCGCTCAGCACCCTTGATTTCTTAATCGGCAGTTTTGATTCCGATATTATTACAATGGACTATCGTGTAAGAGGATTTACTCGTGACCTTTTGGGTAAAAAATTATTTATCGATCATCATATTACCTCAATTCAAGATTATATTGACCCTACAACGTTAGAAAAATATGATGCAATTGATGTTAATATGTATCAATCCAATATTTTTCATACAAAAATGCTTATTAAAGAAGTCGATTTACAAAACTATTTATTTAATGCGGATGTTTATGAAATCGCACCAAAAACACGTTTGAATATTACCAATAGTCTAAGACAAGAAATGATTGAAATATTCAGTGGCATGAATGTTTATTAA